Within the bacterium genome, the region AGCAGGGCGCCCAGGGCCAGCCCCTTGCCGCGCCGCGCCGCGCGGCCGGTCAGCTCGGCCGTGGGCAGGGCGGTGGTGAGCAGGATGCCGAAGAGAAGCAGCACGAGCACGCCGCCGATGTAGACCAGCACCTGGGTGGCGGCCAGGAAATCCGCCCCCAGCATGACATAGAGGCCGGCCACGCCGAAGAAGGTGAAGAGCAGGCTGAAGCCGGCGTGCAGCAGCTTGGGCGAGAAGGCCACCCAGGCCGCCGAGGCCACCGTCAACAGCCCGAACATCAGCTCCAGCAGGATTTTAAGATCCATCCGTCCTCCCGGTTCAGGCCGCGGGGCCTTCGCTGCCGCCCGCCTCCGGCGCCGGCGGGGCCTCCGGCGCCGCCTTCGCCTCCGCCTCCGCCCGTGCCTTGGCTTCCGCCGCCGCGGCGGCGGCCTGGGCGGCCTGGCGCTTCTCCTCCTCAAGCGCCTCGCGGGCCTGGCGGATCTCCCCCTCGTCCATGCGGGCGAAGGAGTAGTGCAGGCCCGTCACCTCGGCGCAGCTGTAGTCGAACTTCTCCGTCATGATGAGGCACTCCGTGGGGCAGACATCCACACAGAGCCCGCAGTAGCAGCACTTGGCCATGTCGATGTCGAACCTGGCCAGGTGCAGGGTCTTCTTCTTGCCGTTGGAGGTCCGCCCCAGATCCACCGCCTTGGTGCTCTTCACCGTCTCGATCTCGATGCAGTCCACGGGGCAGGCCTTGGCGCAGTTCAGGCAGCCGATGCAGTCGTCGATGTTGTTGAAAAGCTCGGAGCGCGTGCGCGGCTTGGTGGTGGCCGGCTGGTGCGGCCACTGCACGGTGTTGGGCTTCTCCACCACGCGGGTGATGGTCACGCCCATGCCCTTGACCGCCGTCAGCAGGCTCTCCGCGATGTCGCCGAAGTATCCCATGTCACACGCCTTTCCGGGCCGCCGGGCGGCCGCTAAGCAATCACCAGTTCCCACAAGGCGCCCAGCACCAGGATGCACAAGGCCGCCGGCACCAGGACCTTCCAGCAGACGTGCATGAGCTGGTCCACGCGCAGGCGGGGCAGCGTCATGCGGATCCAGATCTGCAACAGCACGAAGAGATAGGCCTTGCCGAAGAGCCAGAGCGGCCCGGGGATGAAGTCGAGGAAGGGCAGGGCCGGCTGCCAGCCGCCCAGGAAGAGGACGGTGGCCAGCACGCCCACCGCCAGCATGTTGGCGTACTCCGCCAGGAAGAAGAGGGCGAAACGCATCCCCGAATACTCGGTGTGGTAGCCGCCCACCAGCTCGCTCTCGGCCTCGGGCAGGTCGAAGGGCGTGCGGTTCACCTCCGCCAGGCTGGCCACGAAGTAGACAAGGAAGCCGGCCACGAGGAAGGGATTGCGGTGAAGGGCCAGCCCGTTCCAGTTCCAGAAGCCCCCCTCCTGGGCCGCGCAGATGGTCTGCAGGGACATGGAGCCGGCCGCCATCACGACAGCCAGCACGGCCAGGGAGAGGGGGATCTCGTAGCTGACGGCCTGGGCCACGCCGCGCATGGCGCCGTAGAGCGACCACTTGTTGTTGCTGGACCAGCCGGCCATCATGATGCCGGCCACGACGAAGGAGGAGACGGCGAGCACGTAGAAGGCGCCCACGTCCAGGTCGGCGGGGCTGATGCCGCGGGCCAGCGGCACCACGGCGAAGACGGCGAAACTGGCGGCGAAGACGATGTAGGGGGCCAGCTTGAAGAGCGGGCGGTCGATGCCGCGGGCGATGATGTCCTCTTTGAGGAGGAGCTTGACGGCGTCGATGGCCGTCTGGAAGATGCCCTGGGGGCCGTTCTCCATGGGACCGAGGCGGTTCTGCATCCAGGCCGAGACCTTGCGCTCCAGGTAGACCGAGACCAGCGCGTTGGCGGTGATCACGATGGCGATCAGCACGGCGCTGGCGGGAGCCCAGAACCAGAAGATCTGCGTCAGGTCCGTCATGGTGTCTCCTAGCGGTCGATCTCGCCCAGCACGATGTCCAGCGAACCAAGGATCGCCACCACGTCGCCGATGAGGGCGCCGCGGGAGATCTCGTCGATGATGGAGAGGTTGCAGAAGGCCGGGGCCCGCACCTTGACGCGTTCCGGCAGGTTGCCGCCCGTCGAGACGATGTAATAGCCCAGCTCGCCGCGCGGCGTCTCCGTGCGGCAGTAGATCTCCCCGGCCGGCAGCTTGACGCGGCTGGGCGTCTTCTCCCGCACGTCGCCCTCGTGGGGACGCCGCTCGATCGCCTGCCGGATGATGGAGAGCGACTCCTTCATCTCGAGCACCTTCACCCAGTAGCGGTCCCAGCAGTCGCCCACCGTCCCCATCAGGCCCTCGCCCACGCAGACCTTCCACTGGAAGCGGTCGTAGATGGAGTAGGGGTCGTCCCGCCGCAGGTCGAAGTCCACGCCGCTGCCGCGCAGGCTGGGACCGCTCAGGCCCCAAGCCCAGGCCTCCTCCGGCGTGATGACGCCGATCTTGGCCGAGCGGTTGAGGAAGATCTTGTTGAAGGAGAGGAGCGGGTTCAGCTCGTGGTCGATGCGCCGCTCGAACTCGTCGCAGAAGCGCCGGATGCGGTCGTCCATCCCCTCCGGGAAGTCGTGGCTGAGGCCTCCCACCCAGATGTAGTTGTAGAGCAGGCGCGCCCCGCAGATCTCCTCGAAGAAGTCGAGGATGATCTCCCGGTCGCGGAAGCAATAGAAATAGGGGGTGAGGGCGCCCAGGTCGAGACCGAAGGTGCCGATCGCCACCAGGTGGCTGGCGATGCGGTTCAGCTCGGCCACGATGACGCGCATGTACTCGACCTTCTCCGGCACCTCCAGGCCCAGCATCCGCTCGCAGGCGATGGCGAAGCCCAGGTTGTTGTTCATGGAGGCCAGGTAGTCCATGCGGTCGGTGAAGGGCAGGATCTGGGGCGGGGTCAGTTTCTCGCAGTGCTTCTCGAAGCAGCGGTGCAGGTAGCCGATGTGGGGCCTGATCCCCGCCACCTCCTCGCCGTCCGTCTTCAGCTCCAGGCGCAGCACGCCGTGGGTGGAGGGATGCTGCGGCCCCATGTTGAGGATCATCAGCTCGCCGTCGGGGCCGTGGTCGGGCACCCGGCTGCCATGGATGAACAGGTCGCGTGATTCCATGAAGGGGCCTCTAGTCCAGCGGCATGCCGTTGTAGGTGGCGGGGGTGACGTAGTCCTTGCGCAGGGGATGTCCCTCCCAGTCGTCCGGGCAGAGGATGCGGCGCAGGTCGGGGTGGCCCCGGTAGATGAGACCCACCATGTCGAAGGCCTCGCGCTCGTGCCAGTCGGCCGTGGGCCACACCGCCGCCACGCTGGGCAGCACCGGGTCGGCGGCGTCGACGACCACTTTCACCCCCAGCTTGTGGCGGTGCCGCATGCTGAAGACGTGGATCACGCTCCACAGCTTGTCGCCCTCGGGGCCGGGGGCGTGGACACCGGAGAGGCACATCAGCTCGTTGCAGGCGAGGGCCGGATCGTCCCGCAGGAGCAGGGCGAGGGCGGGCAGGCTCTCCCGCTCCACCAGCACCCAGGGGCTGAAGGCGTCGGCGTGCTCTTCGAGGACGGCCTCGGGCAGGGCGGTCCGGATCTGCCGGACCAGCTCGGCGAATTCCATGGGTTCCTCAGGCATTGCGGGCGTCGGCGCCCTGGCGGGGTTTCTTGCCCCGAATGATGTCGCGCAGCAGCTCCATCCCTTCCAGCAGGGCCTCGGGCCGGGGCGGGCAGCCCGGGATGTAGACGTCCACCGGGATGATGCGGTCCACGCCCTTGAGCACGTGGTAGCCGTGCTGCCAGTAGGGGCCGCCGCAGTTGGCGCAGCTGCCCATGCTGATGACGAACTTGGGCTCCGCCATCTGCTCGTAGAGCAGTTTGACGCGGCTGGCCATTTTCATCGTCACCGTGCCCGCCACGATCATGCAGTCCGCCTGGCGGGGGGTGGGACGGAAGACCTCGCTGCCAAAGCGGGCCAGGTCGAAGCGCCCGGCGCCGGCGGCCATCATCTCGATGGCGCAGCAGGCCAGGCCGAAGGTCATGGGCCACAGGCTGCGGGCAATCGCCTCGTTGACCAGCCACTCGGCGCTGGTGAGCAGGATGTTGCCGTCCTCGTGGCGTTCGATGGGCAGGTTCACGCCGTCCGTCCTTTCTCCGCGGCCGCGGCCCTGAGGAAGCGCCGGCTACGCACCCACTCAAGATCCCCCTTCGCCCAGGCGTAGACCAGTCCGGCGGCGAGGATGCCCACGAAGACCAGCATCTCGAGGAAGGCGAAGGCGCCCAGCTCCTTGAAGACGACGGCCCAGGGGAAGAGGAAGACCACCTCCACGTCGAAAATGATGAAGACAAGAGCCACCGTGTAGAAGCGGTTGTTGAACTGCATCCAGGGCGAGCCCACCGGCGTCTCGCCGCACTCGTAGATCTGAAGCTTGAGTTCGGTGGGATTGTGCGGGCGGATGAAGGAGGACAGGGCGAGGGCGACGACGCCGATGAGCAGGCCCATCACCATGAAGACCAGCACCACCCCGAAGGCGAATTGCATGCCCGCTCCTCTCCCTATGCGGCGGCCCGGACGCCCAGGAGCCGCAGGATCTCCCCCTGCTCCCGGGCCGCCAGACCGACCAGCATGAACTCCTCGTCGAACTCGGTGGCGGCCGGCAGGGCGCGGCATTGGTCCGCCACAATCAGCAGGGCGATCCGGCCCTGCTCCAGATCCGCCAGCAGGCGCCGCCGCCGCTCCCGGACGCTCCAGCCCCTCACCGCCGGGACGGGCGGAGCCGCCTCGGCCAGGCCGGACAACTCCAGCAGGGCCAGCAGCGCAGGCTCTTGGCTGGGAGCGGGATCAGCGCCGGCCAGGATGGCCCGCAGGCGCCAGAGCAGCTCCTCCACGTCCCTGAGCCGCTCCGTCACAGGCGCAGCTTGAACGCTGTCCAGGAGGCGCCCCAGGCTGGACAAGCGCTCCCTTTGCCCGCGCAGCAGCAGGGCCAGCAGATAGATGCCTTCCAGGGGGGAACAAGCGGCAGGAACGCGAATGCGTTGGGGGTCGATCACCGGCTTGCCTTTCCTGCCGCCGCAGCGGCGAACCCTTCATATCGAGGTGCGCGGCCCGACAGTCTGCCGAACCGGTTCGGGATGAAGGTAGCGCAGCCGCCTCCGACAGTCAAGAAGTTAACAACATGAACTGTTCGCTACCTGAAGAAGTCTCCCCCGGCAAGGCCCCACAGTGGCCGGATGGATCGGCCGATGGCCCCGGATCGACTGCCAGATGCGCCCGGGTGCAGGTGCGCCGGCACTATCCCTCATTGGGGAAGGCCGTCGTTCCGGCCCTGATCCATGGACACAGCAAGTGGAGGAAGCCATGATTCGACGCGCCTCGGCCCATTGGCAGGGCGATCTCAAGACGGGCAAGGGCACGGTCTCGGCGGCGGGCGGTGCCCTGGACCAGACGCCTTACTCCTTCCACAGCCGTTTCGAGGACGGCCCCGGCACCAATCCGGAGGAACTCATCGCCGCGGCCCACGCCGGTTGTTTCTCCATGGCGCTATCCGGCCAGCTGGCCAGCGCCGGCCTGAGCGCGGACCACATCCGCACCAGCGCCGAATTGACGCTGGAACGCCTGGAGGCCGGCTTCACCATCACGCGGGTCCACCTGGTCGTGCGCGCCACGGTGCCCGGGGCCAGCGCGGAGGCCTTCCACACCGCGGCGGCCAACGCCAGGAACGGATGTCCCGTCTCGCGCCTGCTCAAGGCCGAGATCACGATGGATGCCGTGCTGGAGTAAGTGGCGGAGCGCAGCGGCTCAGGCGGAGGGAGTCAGGGTGCCGGGACGCCCCCCCAGCTCCGCGTAGCGGCGCTGCAAGGCCTGCAAGTCTTCCCAGGCCGGACGTTTCCACTGCTGGTTGCGCAGCAGGGCGGCCGGATGGTAGCTGGCGCGCAGGGGCCGGCCGTTGAAGACATGCTCGCGGCCGCGCATGGCGGCCAGGGTCGCCTCGCCGCCCAACAGGGCCCGGGCGGCCACCCGACCCAGGGCGAGCATGAGCTTCGGTTGCAGGAAGTGCAACTGGTGGTCGAGCAAGGTGCGGCAGGCTGCCAGTTCCCCGGGCAGGGGATCCCGGTTGATCGGCGGCCGGCATTTCAGCGTGTTGCAGATGTAGACATCCTGACGGGCGAAG harbors:
- a CDS encoding NADH-quinone oxidoreductase subunit D encodes the protein MESRDLFIHGSRVPDHGPDGELMILNMGPQHPSTHGVLRLELKTDGEEVAGIRPHIGYLHRCFEKHCEKLTPPQILPFTDRMDYLASMNNNLGFAIACERMLGLEVPEKVEYMRVIVAELNRIASHLVAIGTFGLDLGALTPYFYCFRDREIILDFFEEICGARLLYNYIWVGGLSHDFPEGMDDRIRRFCDEFERRIDHELNPLLSFNKIFLNRSAKIGVITPEEAWAWGLSGPSLRGSGVDFDLRRDDPYSIYDRFQWKVCVGEGLMGTVGDCWDRYWVKVLEMKESLSIIRQAIERRPHEGDVREKTPSRVKLPAGEIYCRTETPRGELGYYIVSTGGNLPERVKVRAPAFCNLSIIDEISRGALIGDVVAILGSLDIVLGEIDR
- the nuoH gene encoding NADH-quinone oxidoreductase subunit NuoH, with the protein product MTDLTQIFWFWAPASAVLIAIVITANALVSVYLERKVSAWMQNRLGPMENGPQGIFQTAIDAVKLLLKEDIIARGIDRPLFKLAPYIVFAASFAVFAVVPLARGISPADLDVGAFYVLAVSSFVVAGIMMAGWSSNNKWSLYGAMRGVAQAVSYEIPLSLAVLAVVMAAGSMSLQTICAAQEGGFWNWNGLALHRNPFLVAGFLVYFVASLAEVNRTPFDLPEAESELVGGYHTEYSGMRFALFFLAEYANMLAVGVLATVLFLGGWQPALPFLDFIPGPLWLFGKAYLFVLLQIWIRMTLPRLRVDQLMHVCWKVLVPAALCILVLGALWELVIA
- a CDS encoding NADH-quinone oxidoreductase subunit B family protein, with protein sequence MNLPIERHEDGNILLTSAEWLVNEAIARSLWPMTFGLACCAIEMMAAGAGRFDLARFGSEVFRPTPRQADCMIVAGTVTMKMASRVKLLYEQMAEPKFVISMGSCANCGGPYWQHGYHVLKGVDRIIPVDVYIPGCPPRPEALLEGMELLRDIIRGKKPRQGADARNA
- a CDS encoding NADH-quinone oxidoreductase subunit C, whose protein sequence is MEFAELVRQIRTALPEAVLEEHADAFSPWVLVERESLPALALLLRDDPALACNELMCLSGVHAPGPEGDKLWSVIHVFSMRHRHKLGVKVVVDAADPVLPSVAAVWPTADWHEREAFDMVGLIYRGHPDLRRILCPDDWEGHPLRKDYVTPATYNGMPLD
- a CDS encoding 4Fe-4S binding protein; protein product: MGYFGDIAESLLTAVKGMGVTITRVVEKPNTVQWPHQPATTKPRTRSELFNNIDDCIGCLNCAKACPVDCIEIETVKSTKAVDLGRTSNGKKKTLHLARFDIDMAKCCYCGLCVDVCPTECLIMTEKFDYSCAEVTGLHYSFARMDEGEIRQAREALEEEKRQAAQAAAAAAEAKARAEAEAKAAPEAPPAPEAGGSEGPAA
- a CDS encoding OsmC family protein gives rise to the protein MIRRASAHWQGDLKTGKGTVSAAGGALDQTPYSFHSRFEDGPGTNPEELIAAAHAGCFSMALSGQLASAGLSADHIRTSAELTLERLEAGFTITRVHLVVRATVPGASAEAFHTAAANARNGCPVSRLLKAEITMDAVLE
- a CDS encoding NADH-quinone oxidoreductase subunit A; amino-acid sequence: MQFAFGVVLVFMVMGLLIGVVALALSSFIRPHNPTELKLQIYECGETPVGSPWMQFNNRFYTVALVFIIFDVEVVFLFPWAVVFKELGAFAFLEMLVFVGILAAGLVYAWAKGDLEWVRSRRFLRAAAAEKGRTA
- a CDS encoding NADH-quinone oxidoreductase subunit J, with protein sequence MDLKILLELMFGLLTVASAAWVAFSPKLLHAGFSLLFTFFGVAGLYVMLGADFLAATQVLVYIGGVLVLLLFGILLTTALPTAELTGRAARRGKGLALGALLLVLLLAAIFRANWPLSYPPLPETTAAQIGRGFMTSWLLPFEVASILLLGAMLGALHLARRGGEER